One region of Candidatus Rokuibacteriota bacterium genomic DNA includes:
- a CDS encoding alkaline phosphatase family protein: MTHAKKVLVLGLDCATPQLVFDRWRDRLPTLGKLMREGVWGELRSCDPPITVPAWSSMMTSKSPGRLGFYGFRNRTDHSYKGLALANSLAVKEPTVWDHCSTAGRPVVLIGVPQTYPPKPVHGHMVTCFLTPSDQVQYTYPASFKSEVEGLVGTYRFDVEGFRSDDKPNILRQIYDMTEKRFRLARHALRTKPWDFFMMVEMGIDRIHHGFWKYMDPDHPKHVPGNPLEHAIRDYYVYLDSQIAELLALLDEDTAVLVVSDHGAKGMAGGICLNEWLIREGYLVLRDRPAQPAPLKPEMVDWPRTTAWGEGGYYGRLSLNVRGREPEGLVPPERYEAVRDELRARLGAIPDHLGRPLETRVVRPEDVYAEVNGIAPDLMIYFDDLRWRSVGSVGIGRVHTFDNDTGPDDANHAQHGIFILWNANGRQGGRRMDGRQLMDVAPTLLTLMGLEVPGEMEGGVFTG, from the coding sequence GTGACTCACGCGAAGAAGGTCCTCGTCCTCGGTCTGGATTGCGCCACGCCGCAGCTCGTGTTCGACCGCTGGCGCGATCGGCTTCCCACGCTCGGCAAGCTCATGCGCGAGGGCGTCTGGGGCGAACTCCGAAGCTGCGATCCACCGATCACCGTGCCCGCATGGTCTTCGATGATGACGAGCAAGAGCCCCGGCCGGCTCGGTTTCTATGGGTTCCGTAATCGCACCGACCACTCCTACAAGGGCCTGGCCCTCGCGAACTCGCTCGCCGTGAAGGAGCCGACGGTGTGGGATCACTGCTCGACGGCCGGGCGGCCCGTTGTCCTGATCGGTGTCCCCCAGACCTACCCGCCAAAGCCCGTTCACGGCCACATGGTGACGTGCTTCCTGACACCGAGCGACCAGGTCCAGTACACGTATCCCGCCTCGTTCAAGAGCGAGGTCGAGGGGCTAGTCGGCACGTACCGTTTCGATGTCGAGGGCTTCCGGAGCGACGACAAGCCGAACATCCTCCGCCAGATCTACGACATGACGGAGAAGAGGTTCCGACTCGCGCGTCACGCGCTCCGCACGAAACCTTGGGACTTCTTCATGATGGTCGAGATGGGCATCGACCGCATCCACCACGGCTTCTGGAAGTACATGGACCCCGACCATCCCAAGCACGTGCCGGGCAACCCGCTCGAGCACGCCATCCGTGACTACTACGTGTATCTCGACAGTCAGATCGCCGAGCTCCTCGCGCTGCTGGACGAGGACACCGCCGTGCTCGTGGTCTCCGACCACGGTGCGAAGGGCATGGCGGGCGGCATCTGTCTCAACGAGTGGCTTATCCGGGAGGGGTACCTCGTGCTCCGCGACCGTCCGGCCCAGCCGGCGCCGCTCAAGCCCGAGATGGTCGACTGGCCGCGGACCACCGCGTGGGGCGAGGGCGGCTATTACGGCCGGCTCTCGCTCAACGTGCGGGGGCGCGAGCCCGAGGGGCTCGTCCCGCCCGAGCGCTACGAGGCGGTCAGGGACGAGCTGCGCGCGAGACTCGGGGCGATTCCCGATCACCTGGGCCGGCCGCTCGAGACCCGCGTCGTGCGGCCGGAGGACGTGTACGCCGAGGTCAACGGCATCGCGCCGGACCTCATGATCTACTTCGACGATCTCCGCTGGCGCTCGGTGGGCAGCGTCGGGATCGGGCGGGTTCACACGTTCGACAACGACACCGGGCCCGACGACGCCAACCACGCGCAGCACGGCATCTTCATCCTCTGGAATGCCAACGGCCGGCAGGGGGGAAGGCGGATGGACGGACGCCAACTCATGGACGTCGCACCGACGCTGCTGACGCTGATGGGGCTCGAGGTGCCCGGAGAGATGGAAGGCGGGGTCTTCACGGGATGA
- the cysC gene encoding adenylyl-sulfate kinase, with protein sequence MCPPHRNEGHEPHVVDEGDRQIRLMAHSRGFVVWFTGLPSAGKSTLARALEKELLRRDRPVEVLDGDEVRLRLTRGLGFSKADRDENIRRIAYVAKLLAGHGVVAITAAISPYREIRNEARAEIGDFVEVYVDCPLEECIRRDVKGLYRKALSGGLPNFTGVSDPYEPPVSPEVAVETGQESLDESVQKILAALDRLGYLAL encoded by the coding sequence ATGTGTCCTCCGCACCGCAACGAAGGGCATGAGCCCCACGTGGTAGACGAGGGCGACAGACAGATCCGCCTGATGGCACACAGCCGTGGCTTCGTCGTCTGGTTCACCGGCCTCCCCAGCGCCGGCAAGAGCACCCTCGCGCGGGCCCTGGAAAAGGAGCTGCTGCGTCGCGACCGTCCGGTGGAAGTGCTCGATGGCGACGAGGTTCGGCTCCGGCTCACGCGGGGCTTGGGTTTCAGCAAGGCCGACCGCGACGAGAACATTCGGCGGATCGCGTACGTGGCCAAGCTCCTCGCTGGTCACGGGGTCGTCGCGATAACGGCCGCCATCTCCCCCTATCGCGAGATCCGGAACGAGGCGCGCGCAGAGATCGGTGATTTCGTCGAGGTCTACGTCGACTGCCCGCTGGAGGAATGCATCCGCCGCGACGTGAAAGGGCTGTACAGGAAAGCCCTCTCGGGAGGCTTGCCGAACTTCACCGGCGTCTCCGACCCGTACGAGCCGCCGGTATCCCCCGAGGTCGCGGTCGAGACCGGACAGGAGAGCCTCGACGAGAGCGTCCAGAAGATCCTGGCCGCGCTGGACCGGCTCGGATACCTCGCACTGTAG
- a CDS encoding glycosyltransferase family 2 protein — translation MTPAASIFWLSGFLVVYTYLLYPILLFVASALVQAARDWRYINSRRDRRRAALAREGAPTITLIVPAHNEERRLPDKIANIRALDYPAHKLQVVFVSDGSTDDTNDILSAAKDENIQVILLPDRKGKANALNEAVARANSDILVFSDAATLFAPAALRNLVRHFAHPRVGVVCGALQFQSSRESDQTEGIYWKYECMLRLLESRLDINLQASGAIYALRRECYTVLDPTVLLDDFVIPMRARSLGYRIVHDPEAVAIDFAAPSVEGEFTRRVRLAVGSFRELRHFLGMRLDAATHLAFFSHKILRWVLPFSMIGLLASNWALSDSPFYQAALVGQLAFYTWAAAGLLLHDQVRGIRFALLGYYLVAMHLAFLVGLLKYLFARQDGTWQRVDVSSAPQRRA, via the coding sequence ATGACACCTGCCGCCTCCATCTTCTGGCTCTCCGGCTTTCTGGTGGTCTACACGTATCTCCTGTACCCCATCCTCCTCTTCGTCGCCTCGGCCCTCGTCCAGGCGGCGCGCGACTGGCGCTACATCAACTCCCGCCGCGACCGGCGCCGCGCGGCCCTCGCGCGCGAGGGAGCCCCCACGATCACCCTCATCGTCCCCGCCCACAACGAGGAGCGGCGGCTGCCCGACAAGATCGCCAATATCCGGGCGCTGGACTACCCCGCCCACAAGCTCCAGGTCGTCTTCGTCTCCGACGGCTCCACGGATGACACCAACGACATCCTCAGCGCAGCCAAGGACGAGAACATCCAGGTCATCCTGCTGCCCGACCGGAAAGGCAAGGCCAATGCGCTCAACGAGGCGGTGGCCCGCGCCAACTCCGACATCCTCGTCTTCTCGGACGCCGCCACCCTCTTCGCCCCCGCCGCCCTCCGGAACCTCGTCCGCCACTTCGCCCACCCCCGCGTCGGCGTCGTGTGCGGGGCCCTCCAGTTCCAGAGCAGCAGGGAATCGGACCAGACCGAGGGCATCTACTGGAAGTACGAGTGCATGCTCCGGCTCCTGGAATCCCGCCTCGACATCAACCTGCAGGCGAGCGGCGCCATCTATGCCCTGCGTCGCGAGTGCTACACGGTGCTCGACCCGACGGTGCTCCTGGACGACTTCGTCATCCCCATGCGGGCGCGCAGCCTCGGCTACCGCATCGTCCACGACCCGGAGGCCGTGGCCATCGACTTCGCCGCGCCCTCCGTCGAGGGCGAGTTCACCCGCCGCGTGCGCCTGGCCGTGGGGTCCTTCCGCGAGCTACGCCACTTCCTCGGCATGCGGCTGGATGCGGCCACTCACCTCGCCTTCTTCTCCCACAAGATCCTGCGTTGGGTGTTGCCGTTTTCCATGATCGGCCTCCTGGCCAGCAACTGGGCCCTCTCGGACAGCCCGTTCTACCAGGCCGCCCTGGTGGGCCAGCTCGCCTTTTACACCTGGGCGGCCGCTGGCCTCCTCCTCCACGACCAGGTGCGCGGCATCCGCTTCGCCCTCCTCGGCTACTACCTGGTGGCCATGCACCTGGCCTTCCTCGTGGGGCTCCTCAAGTACCTCTTCGCCCGCCAGGACGGCACATGGCAGCGAGTTGATGTGTCCTCCGCACCGCAACGAAGGGCATGA
- a CDS encoding CpsD/CapB family tyrosine-protein kinase, whose product MSKFFEALEQAQRDRQARGDAAGHRPDPAPAQTQGQEPLDAAEKSSHPRAAPAPAEIPQGVDEHLVSLLTPAAFEAEQYRALRHIVEQRHRAGGVQVLAVTSAAVGDGKTTTAINLAGALAQAPEARVLLVDADLRRPALGHLLGLEGVHGRCLVNAIVDPAVGLAEVIEDRPPFNLSVIRAGQTPPSPYELLKSPRLGALLDEARSRFDYIVVDAPPLVPVQDCRVIGRWVDGFLLVVQAHRTPRRLVEEALNVIDPARMIGLVFNGDDHALSGYYSGYYAGYTYSPEAVPNGNGAGPWRRTVKRVKTIAAALRPGRPRRRRR is encoded by the coding sequence ATGAGCAAGTTCTTCGAGGCCCTCGAGCAGGCGCAGCGCGACCGCCAGGCGCGAGGCGACGCCGCTGGCCACCGCCCGGACCCCGCGCCCGCTCAGACACAGGGCCAGGAGCCCCTGGATGCCGCCGAGAAGTCGAGCCACCCGCGGGCCGCCCCGGCGCCGGCCGAGATCCCGCAGGGCGTGGACGAGCATCTCGTGAGCCTCCTCACCCCCGCCGCATTCGAGGCCGAGCAGTACCGCGCCCTCCGCCACATCGTGGAGCAGCGCCACAGGGCGGGGGGCGTCCAGGTCCTCGCCGTGACCAGCGCCGCCGTCGGCGACGGCAAGACCACCACCGCCATCAACCTCGCCGGGGCGCTGGCCCAGGCCCCGGAGGCGCGCGTCCTCCTGGTGGACGCCGACCTGCGCCGTCCCGCCCTCGGCCACCTCCTCGGCCTCGAGGGCGTGCACGGCCGGTGCCTCGTCAACGCCATCGTGGACCCCGCCGTGGGGCTCGCCGAGGTCATCGAGGACCGGCCTCCGTTCAACCTCAGCGTGATCCGCGCCGGCCAGACCCCGCCGAGCCCCTACGAGCTGCTCAAGTCCCCGCGGCTCGGCGCCCTCCTGGACGAGGCGCGCAGCCGCTTCGACTACATCGTGGTGGACGCCCCGCCCCTGGTCCCGGTGCAGGATTGCCGCGTCATCGGCCGCTGGGTGGACGGCTTCCTCCTCGTGGTCCAGGCCCATCGGACGCCGCGCCGACTGGTAGAGGAGGCCCTCAACGTCATCGACCCCGCCAGGATGATCGGTCTCGTCTTCAACGGCGACGACCACGCGCTGTCGGGTTACTACTCCGGCTACTACGCAGGCTACACGTACAGCCCCGAGGCCGTTCCCAACGGGAATGGCGCAGGTCCCTGGAGGCGCACCGTCAAGCGCGTCAAGACGATTGCGGCCGCGCTCCGGCCGGGGCGGCCCAGGAGGCGCCGGCGATGA
- a CDS encoding glycosyltransferase — protein MKILMLARWLPVPRRAEEARREYRFARCLLPSHRLTLAFVTDQTDIAGPVAALRTEFGDIEFAVLPRGWRNLSAAVRVVTGQSRSVTYFRSEALRARVAQRLTAEPFDLVYVSSSSMMPYAAELDPRIPVVADFGHVDSDWWERQAAAHAFPAANFCRTEAARLRLAETAAVRRAAHCIAASPAAARALLARAPGAAVTVILDGVDEAHFAPVTRLSSNGTVAIVGRLDDAAGVEALARFCLTTVPAVKAARPDAGFLVASLNPPVSARRLADIAGIEFVTPPEDLRGALHRATLAVAPLPPARGPAAGIVEAMLTGLPVVATSSAAAGLGAVPDCDLVIEDNPTVLARQLLHLLASPIPRAQLAARGLAFARTRHSWEASAGRLAALIEATVPLRKPSRAIAIRPAAVELALTASGEPRAMPR, from the coding sequence ATGAAGATCCTCATGCTCGCCCGCTGGCTGCCCGTCCCGCGCCGCGCCGAGGAGGCGCGGAGGGAGTACCGCTTCGCGCGGTGCCTCCTCCCGAGCCACCGCCTCACCCTCGCCTTCGTGACAGACCAGACCGACATCGCGGGCCCCGTGGCCGCGCTCCGGACCGAGTTCGGCGACATCGAGTTCGCCGTCCTGCCGCGGGGATGGCGGAACCTCTCCGCCGCGGTGCGCGTCGTCACCGGCCAGTCCCGATCCGTCACCTACTTTCGCTCCGAGGCTCTCCGCGCCCGGGTGGCCCAGCGGCTGACCGCGGAGCCCTTCGATCTCGTCTACGTCTCCTCCTCGAGCATGATGCCGTACGCGGCCGAGCTCGACCCGCGGATCCCCGTGGTGGCCGACTTCGGCCACGTGGACTCCGACTGGTGGGAGCGCCAGGCGGCGGCCCATGCCTTCCCCGCCGCCAACTTCTGCCGCACCGAGGCCGCGCGCCTGCGCCTCGCGGAGACGGCAGCCGTCAGGCGCGCTGCCCACTGCATCGCGGCGAGCCCGGCGGCGGCGCGCGCGTTGCTGGCCCGCGCCCCCGGGGCGGCCGTCACGGTCATCCTGGACGGCGTTGACGAGGCGCACTTCGCGCCTGTCACGCGCCTCTCCTCGAACGGTACCGTCGCCATCGTCGGGCGGCTCGACGACGCGGCGGGCGTCGAGGCCCTGGCCCGCTTCTGCCTGACCACGGTTCCCGCGGTCAAGGCCGCCCGCCCCGACGCCGGCTTCCTGGTCGCCAGCCTGAACCCGCCCGTCTCGGCGCGGCGCCTGGCCGACATCGCGGGGATCGAGTTCGTGACGCCTCCCGAGGACCTCCGCGGCGCGCTCCATCGCGCCACCCTGGCCGTGGCCCCGCTGCCGCCCGCACGCGGGCCAGCGGCGGGCATCGTCGAGGCGATGCTCACCGGCCTGCCGGTCGTCGCCACGTCCAGCGCCGCCGCCGGGCTCGGTGCCGTCCCCGACTGCGACCTCGTCATCGAGGACAACCCCACGGTGCTCGCCCGCCAGTTGCTCCATCTGCTGGCGAGCCCGATCCCCCGCGCGCAGCTCGCGGCCCGGGGGCTCGCCTTCGCCCGGACCCGTCACTCCTGGGAAGCCTCCGCCGGCCGCCTGGCGGCCCTGATCGAGGCGACGGTGCCCCTGCGCAAGCCCTCTCGGGCCATCGCGATACGACCCGCCGCCGTGGAACTGGCCCTCACCGCCAGCGGCGAGCCCCGGGCGATGCCGAGATGA
- a CDS encoding AAA family ATPase — MTLDFFGLAEKPFGPTPDPRFLHLTPGHREALAQLVYGVQERKGFVLLTGEVGTGKTTLVQALLRRLDGTTAVAYVANSLLPFEGILEYALGDLGIAKPAESHAQRLFALQNFLVERSRAGQNTALILDEAQNLQPTTLEQIRLLSNFETTSEKILQIVLIGQPELRDRLDLPELRQLKQRIGLRTTLPLLTAEDTGSYIRTRLRVAGCPDLDLFSAGAVAAIAGYAGGIPRIINMVCDHCLVTAYADQQRRISREVAEEAITYLEGGPRTRRPVTRRRPVASAPPVSALPRGRAPVRGAQTRPLAPSAWGLAAIAGLAGVAGLAFLDPGLLLHLLDQGADLIEQAMRSARGLLGR; from the coding sequence GTGACCCTCGACTTCTTCGGCCTCGCCGAAAAGCCCTTCGGCCCCACGCCCGACCCCCGCTTCCTCCACCTCACGCCGGGGCACCGCGAGGCTCTGGCCCAGCTCGTCTATGGCGTCCAGGAGCGGAAGGGCTTCGTCCTCCTCACGGGAGAGGTGGGCACGGGCAAGACCACTCTGGTCCAGGCACTCCTGAGACGCCTCGACGGCACCACCGCTGTCGCCTATGTCGCCAACTCGCTCCTGCCCTTCGAGGGCATCCTCGAGTACGCCCTCGGAGACCTCGGCATCGCCAAGCCCGCGGAGTCCCATGCCCAGCGGCTCTTCGCGCTCCAGAACTTCCTCGTCGAGCGCAGCCGCGCCGGACAGAACACCGCCCTCATCCTGGACGAGGCCCAGAACCTCCAGCCCACGACCCTGGAGCAGATCCGGCTCCTCTCCAACTTCGAGACCACCTCGGAGAAAATTCTCCAGATCGTCCTCATCGGCCAGCCCGAGCTGCGCGACAGGCTGGACCTGCCGGAGCTCCGCCAGCTCAAGCAGCGCATCGGGCTGCGCACGACCCTGCCGCTCCTCACCGCCGAGGACACCGGGAGCTACATCCGCACCCGCCTCCGCGTGGCCGGCTGCCCCGACCTCGACCTCTTCTCCGCGGGCGCCGTCGCCGCCATCGCCGGGTACGCCGGCGGCATCCCGCGCATCATCAACATGGTGTGCGACCACTGCCTGGTCACGGCCTACGCCGACCAGCAGCGCCGGATCAGCCGGGAGGTCGCCGAGGAGGCCATCACCTATCTCGAGGGCGGCCCGCGGACCCGCCGCCCCGTCACACGACGGCGCCCCGTCGCGAGCGCGCCCCCCGTCTCGGCGTTGCCGCGCGGCCGGGCGCCCGTGCGGGGCGCCCAGACCCGCCCGCTGGCCCCGAGCGCCTGGGGGCTGGCCGCGATCGCCGGCCTGGCGGGAGTGGCGGGCCTCGCCTTCCTCGACCCCGGCCTCCTGCTCCATCTCCTCGATCAGGGCGCCGACCTCATCGAGCAGGCCATGCGCTCGGCCCGGGGGCTCCTCGGGCGATGA